ACCAGGGAGAGAAGGGGTTCTGCACGGCCGTACATACTGTAAAGGTGTTGAGCCATTTAAATGTCACATTGATTTTTCAGAtgcctttctgcttctgtcGATTCTAGACGATGTATCCTAGAGCCATAACTTTAACCATGTCCTCAGATTGTAGGCGTAAGCTGCTATGAGCCAGTAGATGTGTAAAAGAAACTCTACCTAGCTGCTAGGGAGCCAGTCCGGGCTCCTCTCAAACACCCTTACATCTGTAGTACAAACCAATCTTTCTTTGTATCAAGGAACCTAATTCTGCGAGGATTGTATTCTTGAAATGTTGCCCCAGAAGTGCTGTATCCTGAGACTGTCGCTTACGTGTGAAACTCCTTTTGGTTTAGGCTTGGTTTCAGCCTCTTACCTGTTTCCTTCTTGCCACAAACCTTTGCTTCTCAACTTGCAAGCTGCtgccttgggtttttttgaactCATAGTGTGAAGCTAGAAGGGTCTTAAGGCACAGAGTTTAGTTTATGCTTTGCTCCAACAGCCACGGTGAGGGAAAGGGCTGCCCTTTGTGCAGCAGAGGGAAGGCGAGCAGCACACTCACAGCTTCTTTCCACTCCTCAAGTgataaagcaaagcagcagggtTTCTCTTCACAGCCAGGACTGAAATCCTGTGGGGCTTGTTCTCCCTTTCTGCTGTCCCCCGGGCTGGCACTTGCTGCGCCTTCTCCAAGCCGCTCTGTCCCAGACCTGAGCCGACATGGTACTGAGTCGCTGCTGCGCTACAACGCCGCCAAAGCACGGGGCGGCCTTCACCTTGGGGTTCTGAACCTGttaattaaaatcttattcAGCCCTTGCCACCATAGTCACCATTTTAGCGGAGCAACAGTTCGTCGGAATAACTATGCCAATCTCTGAGCTAGCTGCTGATCCCACACAGAATCCGGGAATGCTCAAGTCATTTAACTGCCTATCTGACCTAGTTGCTCCCAAACCCTTGGCTTGCTGCATCCCTCCCGCCCCAGGAGCAGGCTGGCGTGTTCGGCCACCACAGGGATCCCAAACACCGTGTATGATGTGCTTCCAAATAAAGGCTACGATGCTACCAACTGACCTTATGTGAGGCTACTTAATGATAGCTCAGCGGCCTCCCAGCTTGAGGTGACACATCAGTGAAGCActagaggagagggaaggaaggaaggcgAGGTCTTCTCCCTGTCACAGAGCTCCGAGGCACATGCCTGCTGCTGAAGTGGAGCAGGAGGGGGAACAAGATGCTGGCCTGGTGCTGCTATActtcatgttcagttggctggAGTAATTGCTATAGCACTATTGTGCTTTTCCCGCAGCTTGCCAGGCAGGATGTGGCTAGGATAAGGTTGTAGCCCAGTGGAAGGCTTCacatgacttttaaaatgtttgcaaaagcaaaagaaaacaaaactctgtgGCTCTGCTGTCTCTTCAGCTGGTTAGAAACCAGGAGCCAACCCTGGAGACGTTAAAGTGCCTAGTTGTGCTGCAGCAAGGGAACTCAGCTCTGCCCCAGGCAAGAAGGTAAGGCTTTATAGCCTTCAAAATACAGTTCATGTGCTGCACACCTGCTGGAatcctcttttcatttcctttttagCACTGGTGACCTCCTCTTTTagtctgtgttttgtttaagaGGTGCTTGTGGCAGTCCACCTTGCTGGTTGTGGCTGGACAGGACTGTGTCACTGCTTTATGGTTAAAACTCCTTTCCTGGGCTGAAGCAACCGCCAAACCCTTCTCACTCCCTTGTTCAGTTAGAGTTGGTGTCCGTCATGGAGCACTGAGGGTTTGCTTCCTTGTTGGAGGCTGAGCTCCGTCTGCCCTCTCCCAGCAGCCACGAGCCATCACCCCCTCCACCCGTATCCTAACGTATCATCAGCAAAACACATTTGTGATGCACGTGGTGATTCGTAATCCAAAGATTGAGGAATTTCAGTCCTAGGGCACCGTTCAAAGTGAAATCAGAGCAATCGCACAGCGCTCAGAAGCTGAAACCAAGGGATACAGGCCTCGAATATAATGGTTGTCCCAAACTTCCTCCCTGTCCCGAGCGTGGCGGCAGTAGCTGTGGCTGCCTGCCGTTCTCCGACAGCTGCCAGGAGCCCGTTGGGAAGTAGGACTGAAAGCTAGGTTCATATTTTGCACTTTTGATACTGGGTGCCAGGGGGGGAATTAACTTATTTGgcaaattgtctttttttttttttaattttggttttgttttggttttttttttttttgtatttgtgatcAGGCACTGGTGtcattttggtttaaaacaattacagaTTCGCAAccaaaataaactattttaatgTGTGATGAAGTGGCTCTGTGTTTCCGTGTACGAACTGATCACCCCTTTGCGTCAGCTCAGGAATTCCGGGGGCAATTAAATCGCTTCTGCCATAGGAGATGCCTGGTTATTCCCAGCAGGAATTTCAGTCAGTTCTGCAATTCAGGCCACTCTGGCTGCCCTCCCTCTGCGTTCATTGTCCTGCTGTTGTATCATAAACCTTTTACCGTGACAGCTTTCCGATGAATCCCTGTAAGCCAGGTGAGTAATTGCCACTGCGAAAGCAGAGGCGAAGCACCCTTAGCATCATCTTCTCCCTTTCTGGGTGAAAATGGGCTGTTCAAACCCAAAAACCTACGGTTTATCAGcttaaaattgtcttttctaGTGGAAAATGGCATTTATTCCTTACTGCAAAGCCTGCATGTGCTGCAACCAGTCGAGGGGAACAGGACATGGGAAGCTGCGATCATCCCAGGCAGACAGGAGCTGCTCTCACATTGTCTTCACTCCAGGGAGAACGCACAGCATCTCAAACAGCAAGTTTGCCCCCAGGAGGGCCGTGTTACctaaggaaagacaaaaagggGATAAAACCAAGCTAGGAATTCcaagccctgggcagcctctctgCCAGGCACACATCTGGCTCAACCATCCCAGCTCAAACCTGAGCCTCTGTGATTGGgcagttttgggctcctcactccaaggaggacattgaggggctggagcacattcagagaaagggaacggagctggggaagggtcctgagggccctggggctgtttagcctggagaaaaagaggctgaggggagacctcatcgctctctgcagctcccagagaggagattgtggtgaggtgggtgttagtctcttctcccaagcaacaagtgataggaggagaggaaacggcctcaaattgcaccaggggaggtttggattggatattaggaacagcttctttactgagagagtggtgaagccctggcagaggctgcccagggcagtgggggagtctccatccctggaggggttcaaaaaatgcATAGACATGGCAGTTGCGGACATGGTTTAGgaggcacggtggggttggactgacagttggactggaggagctgagaggtcttttccaacatgaatgattctgtgattctatgataattacATGCATGTAGCCAACTCCTGTCTGCCCCAAAGTAGGTGGTACCACATTCCCAAGGGCTGCTTTCCTGTTCCTTCACACATCACCATCGCAGGATGATGATGAGcaactccagcagctcctgccttgCTAGTTAGGGATGGTGCCAGTGCCCAAGGCTGCCGTTTGGCTTTCGACACTAGATGGCATCTAGCCGAAAATCAAAGGCTCTGATGCGAGGCTTCTCAGCCCTTGCCCAGTCCCCATCGTTTCTTTGGACGCACCGGAGACGTCATACATGGGTGCAACTTCCACCAGGTCACATCCCACTATGTGCAGTCCTTTGCAGCCACGAATGATCTCCAGCGCCTTAGGGAGGAAACAAAGTTGGGATCAAGAAACACATCTGACTTAGTGGAGCGGTCGGAGCGCTCTTTTACCCCTTTGCAGTGAAGGAAACCCAGCCTACACGAACCAAATCACATCAGTGCAACGTTTCCTTTCCTCATTACTACCATGAAATGCTCCCTGGTCTCCCTAATGCTTCGCTGCACTGGTGGCACAACCTCTTTTAGTGGGAAATGAAGCGGTATACCCATTACCTGTGCAGGTGTGAGCCCGGCTATCTCCGGTGTGCCGGTGCCCGGGGCGTACGCAGGGTCCAGTCCATCGATATCGAAACTGATGTACACGGGCTTGTCCCCCATCTGCTTCCTCACCTCCTCCATCAGCGGCACCAGGGACTTCATCCAGCATTCTTCAACCGGGACCACCCGGAAACCCTGTGGGCACACAGACACGCACATGCTCACCCAGAGAAAGGAATGGgagcatcctctgccccatcGGGAATTTCTGCTGCAATAAATCCTCATCCCAGCTGCAGAGGTGCACCCTCCGCTCACCCTCGCTTTCTTATTCCCCTCTCAGCTAACAGCTCAGAGTCCTTTTCCTGCGGGCGAAGCCACTGGCATGGTTCAAGATGTAGAAGGGACGTTTCTTTACTGTCAAAGCTAAGGGAATATTAATGGCACAGGAATAttaatggcaaaaaaagaaagcagtgctCAGCGCACGCCTGTGGCCGTGCTTACCTGGTCCCGGCAGTACTTGTAAGGATCAGGGTCATAGGAGGAGCCTCGGATGCCGATCTGGACCACCCGGCTGCAGTCCAGCAGCCCTTCCTCCACGCAGCGCCGGAATGGGGTCCCATGGTAGATCTTCTCCCCCAGGGCTTTGTCTCCAGTGTCAGTGTGAGCATCCACGTGCACCAGTCCCACGGGACCATGCCTGGTTGAAAGAGGGTGTCCACGTCAGTCCCCTGTCCTGTGTGCAAAGGCCCTGCCTACATCATGGACAGCAAACCAGGAGCCTTCCCAAGGTTCTTTCCAGGTCCTTATTCTACAGCTTCAGGTCAGGAACTTACTTTTCTGTCATAGCCTGCAAGATGGGGTATGTTATGGTGTGATCTCCACCTGCAAGAGGACAGGAAGAAGGTGTTACACATTGCAAGAGGTGCTCAGCTCttattatttttgttcccaGTTAATTTCTGCCCCTCCCTTGCGTTTATCCTCATCTAGACATCCAGGACTTAATTCCCAAAGTAAAACCTGAGGCTCCCAGATGCAGGAGGCTTCTTCTCTCCTCTTGTCTCCTTGGGAGGACCTGAGATGCATGACTCCACTGGTAGGGGCAGCAGAGACCCTTGCCCAGGCTTATAAATAGCTGTTTGAGTCACATCCGGGGACGCTGTGACTGTGAATTTGCCTCTTGTTACTCTATGCCTTCACTTTACTTAGCGATGCCAAGCCGCGACAGCTGGAAACTTGAACACGTGCCCAAAATGACGCCTTGTGCAAAGCAGCACCCTGCCAGGCGCTCGCCCAAGCTCGAAGCTTTCCAGAAGGACACGGACTGTCCCCGCTTTGGGTCCTGCTCAACAGGACACCAAACACACAGAGCCGATGGGATTTGCAGTTGATCTTCAGGCCGTGCCTGGAACAGGCTCTTGGCTCCCCGTTTTTGACACAAGAGGCATCACTGACAGCAGCGATTTCAGCACAGAGCATGATTTCCCCATTCAGCCCACAATTTTCCCCATTCAACCCATGATTTCCCCATTCAGCCCACGGTTTTCCCCATTCAGCCCATGATTTAGCACCACAACCCCTGCGAGGACAGATTCATTGCTCAACTACCACGATCAGAGtgaaaaggggaggaggagagggaatttGGATGCgcagggatgcagcagggaGACACGGGGTCCTCACCCAAGGTGAGGGGCACGCAGCCGGAGGCCACTATCTTCCGGAAGGACTCTCGGATGAGGCGGCAGCTGTCGGGCAGGTTGTAGAGGTTCACGTTCACATCCCCAATGTCAGCCACCCGCAGGGAGTCGAAAGGTGCTGCCCCGGTGCTGCTGTTGTAAACCCTCAGCATTGCCGACTCGGCCCGGATCTGGCGCGGACCGAACCTGGGAAGAGAGCACAGTGGGGAAGAGCTGCTGGGTAGAGATCCCGATTCCAGCACTCCTCATGGAAGAAGAGCCGTTCTGGCCAGAGGGATGCACCAGCTTCCCTGACACCTTCACTAGCCCTTACCTGGCTCCCGGCCGGTTGGATGTGCCCGTATCCATGGGGACACCAACAAAAGCTGCATCCAGTCCCTCCGCCGATGCCTGAACAGGCAGTTtcatcatggaacagatcccTGCGGGCCGGGCCACGAtcagggcactggggggcacgTTGAACTGCGAGCCCCAGCGGCAAGAGGTCCCGCGTCCCACGTGCCGGAGGAGCCCCATGGATGCGctgggagaggagctggaggcaTCTGGGAGAGCCACAGACCACAGGTCATGGTGTGGGGCGGCTGCTGCAGCGGATGCAGACAGCTTGCGAGAGCAGAGCCTGGCTTCCCGTGGCAGGagctggctgcaggcagcccagagcaggcacctcatcctgccccacagGCTCCAACGCTCTGACCCACACGGAGCAGAGCGAGGGTTGTTGCCGAGCCTGTTCCCTCACAGCTGGAGTGCCACAACCAGGAAGAGCGCCAGCCGCCTCTACCATGGCTCCCTCCGCCCTCCCCGGGGTTCAAAGTGCAGCCGGACACCACGCTGCTCGGGAAAGGGCAGAGATTTCCCTTAGGCTTCGCATTCCCACTCCTGGACACCCCCTTTCCCAACAGCTCAGTGCAAACACCAGGAACAACAGCTCAAGTGCTTCTGATAAGAGCCTGCCTAAGCATTAGCATGGCAGAGCGAGAGGGATGCGCTGGGGAATATTCCAGTTCTGCTCCAGTTTTGCAGGATTTGTTGCATGAACAGCATATACTTTTAAACAGCACTTCACAAAAGCACCCGGAATGCTGAAGAATCATTAAAAAGTTTCATTAATGAAAGGCAGGcagtgaaagcaaacaaaaaaaagaacacctaACCTCAGCAGAACTGCAGCCAGACAAAATGCAAGCACGGGGAAAGCAATAATAGGGATTTAGGAACTggaggcagggctgcaggacaAGCGTTTTAGGCCATTTTTGAGGCCAGAGAGATGAAATGAGATGATCCCCAGAGGAAGCAAGTGTCCTGTGCCTGAAGTTAACCAGCACAGATCAACCCCTGGTTGGCCTAATAACAGCATGCTTGAAATCAGATGGCTCCAGCTCCTATAATTCTGCTCCCTACTCCTGTAGCAATTGGACCTGGGGTGGAAatcaagaggggaaaaaaaccagagtaTGCTGAGCTAACCAGTTCCTGCTTGTTCCGAGAAACAGCAGAACAACAGAAAGGTCAGAGTAGAGATCTACTGGAAAGGTGAGGGCATTTGCTCTTCAAAAAGATCCCAAGACAGCATCTGAGGAACAGGTCTCAATGCTAGACACCGGGGCATGGAGCTGCCAGGAGAGCACAAACAAATCCAAAGCAGCCATCCCAGCTAAAAACGCATTGCAAGAGCTCAGGATCtgataaaaagcagcagcagccttggtTAGGGTCAAACCAAGattaaaaagttctttttctgcAACTTTTGGTCCAAAGAGCTCATTGTCTGTGATTTCCCGCGCTCTGtgctctttgcagagcctctttACAGTGCCAGCAGTGTGCTGTGTCCAAGGCAGGGCCGTTCCCTGGCAGGTAACTGCGCCGTTTCAGCGTACGAGACCTTGACAGCGTGTTACCGTGCCATGATTCGCTCAGGGGTATCAGCCACCAGGAATACGATGTCAAATACCTGGAAAGTACAGGGACAGCCAGTGATTTACCGGTCAGGAGAGCATGGAATGGGCACAATCATGAGGTAAGTCTTTTCCTCTGAGGGGAACGCCACTTGCAATAAAATAACAGACTTTCCAGTGCCACCTTTGGAACAATCAATCTGTTAAGACATCCCTGACCAGGGCTGCTCCCTAGGTCTCCACAGCCTGGATCCCATGAGGGGAGGTGAACTCAGAGAACCcactcagcagcagagcttAATCTTCAATTTATTGTGCAACAAGCATAAATAACTTTCTCCCCAAGTTCCTTGAAAGGAGATTACAGACATGAAATCAAACAACGTTGTCATAACATGAATGTTGTTATTCAAACATCGATGTCTCCCATCCTCCCCGACCAAAGGACATCGTTGCTATATAGAAAAAACAGGTCAgtaaaatggaaaggaaagattttacATCCCTTTGCCAGCTAGGCTTTCTCAGTGTGCTGTTTAAATCCATGTGCAGAGCAGCGAGACAGCGCCTCCTCCCACACACATCCCTTTCGCTTCATTCAACGCACAACTTCAAACTCAATTCTGAACTTCCAAACAGGAACAAACCCCACAACGTACCTCAGGACACCCGCAAGGTCAGCAAACCCTCATCAAGGGAGTAACAAAGCAAGGGCATTTCCTCTAGCAGGGATAGAAAAGCTGTGTGTACTAGAGATAAACTCAAGCTCTCAAACACAGGCCTGCAGCTTTGTTCCCTAAAGCACTATGGGATTCCAGGCAGACAGAAAAGACAAGATTCCTATGTGCCTTTAGAAAGTGCTGTTTATCTACCACCAGGTCACATCCCAGATGGCGCTGCTCTTCACCCAGACCGGCTTCTCCAGGCCAGCAATA
This genomic stretch from Cuculus canorus isolate bCucCan1 chromosome 21, bCucCan1.pri, whole genome shotgun sequence harbors:
- the AGMAT gene encoding agmatinase, mitochondrial; translation: MRCLLWAACSQLLPREARLCSRKLSASAAAAAPHHDLWSVALPDASSSSPSASMGLLRHVGRGTSCRWGSQFNVPPSALIVARPAGICSMMKLPVQASAEGLDAAFVGVPMDTGTSNRPGARFGPRQIRAESAMLRVYNSSTGAAPFDSLRVADIGDVNVNLYNLPDSCRLIRESFRKIVASGCVPLTLGGDHTITYPILQAMTEKHGPVGLVHVDAHTDTGDKALGEKIYHGTPFRRCVEEGLLDCSRVVQIGIRGSSYDPDPYKYCRDQGFRVVPVEECWMKSLVPLMEEVRKQMGDKPVYISFDIDGLDPAYAPGTGTPEIAGLTPAQALEIIRGCKGLHIVGCDLVEVAPMYDVSGNTALLGANLLFEMLCVLPGVKTM